A segment of the Cotesia glomerata isolate CgM1 linkage group LG2, MPM_Cglom_v2.3, whole genome shotgun sequence genome:
AGTGGCAAGTTTTTCAATGTACTCATCTGGAGCTCCGAGAGATGCCAATCCAATAACTTGAGAAAATTGAGCAAATGCCGGATCAGCGAGCATCGGTACGTGACCTAGAACTTCATGACAGACGTCGGGCTCCGGTGTGTACAATGGTTTACTGCTGTGTCTGATATATTGAGTACTATGGAACACTCTGAATGCTAGTCCGGCTAAAAAGTCACGTGAGGACAATAATCCAGCTACTGGTCGTAAAGAAAATCCGGTGCAatctatatttaaaaaacaacaacaatacataaataaatccGGCGTCCGTATTGCTATCAAGCATTTTATAACTACTAAACCcactttaatattatttttaaccacCCTGTTTTATATTCATCCGAGTCATTAAACACCAGGTGAAATTAAagagttattaataaaaaaggcGGGTGAAAATAATCAATGTTCagctaaaaaatgatttcgttACAAACTTTGATGAAATTGTCAGtcacaatttaatttaatttattagttcatAGTTTAAGTCAAAGTTCTTAggcaaaataaattaattaccttTCAAGAAACGAGATATGTCTTCAAGCTGCGGTATATTGTCGGCTCGGTACGCGCAATTTTCAATCAACAATGGAAATACGTGATTGTGTTCGCGACACGCGTATTTTGGGTACAATTCAGTTAGTTTGTTAAACACAACACCCCAAGTGGCGATTTCCTCCTCTGTGTATTCCACTCGTGGAATAGGTTCTCCGCTGTAATTGTgagatataattattattaacttttgcTATAAAGAATTAACCCAAATATGTACAAACTTCAATGAAGAATTTtacactaataaaataaattaacttcacggaaaaaagaaaactcgaaaaattacaatatataatgcaacgtggcgcttcgtgatgaaaactggaaaaattacagtttcagattgtaattattacaggttttataagaattacattgtaaaatttaatgtttacattgaaagctctgaatattaaattaaaaaattgaatttagaaaaatgttatttcaaactgtcatttttctagttttgattacgacgagaccgattttacattttataagatgttacaattttataagatttaagaagaaaaattttaattttttcaagttaaatTCTCATTATTTAGTCATCagtttatcaaaataattaataggaTGATTGGGTTAATCACTTTTTAAGtgcttgataataaaaatttatttctcgtcataaaaaaatgatttattttatgtaaggaattttttaaatatacttcattaatttataaaaatttttggttagggtaaataattgttttaagtgtgtataattaagaaatatcaaGTTACTAACCACTTATCAGTGTGATTAAAGTATTAGGTAAAAAAAACTCACTGTTTGTAATTATAAGCAATGTCTGCAAAATACTTTCTCCTTGCACGGTAAACGGGGTCCGTAAAACCGGGATGATCGGCATCTAATTCAGCCCCATAAGTCAATATTTGATTGGCAAATTTATCGAGATCGCGAATTCTTCGCGGAAACCAGGGCACTGAGTCCATATTATTCTTATGATTCCttcgaaaaaaagaaaaaatttaatcagcgaCAGTAAtcttctattaaaaaataaaaaagataaaaattctattgaatattaaatttatagattaaaaaattaaaattactttgcttcactgatagaaggatttatttgtattaaaaaatatttgttaatagttaacaaatcatttattagagaccactttttattattaaacaaatatttcttagtatttaaaatgatttgtttgtatttaataaatctgatattcatttattaaatattaataaatctttttaaatgctaagaaatatttatcaaggactaaaaagtggtctctaataaattatttgttaaatattaacaaatatttttaactataaacaaatctttctatcagtatTAGTAATATTTTACTCCAATAAATTcacattaaaaattgaaccttggtatatttttttattaaaaataacacttATTTAGAATCAATTCGAGtatcaaaatttgtttatttatttttaaaactatcgatattttttaaagtaccTGGATATGATGGAAAAATAACTGCATTGTGCCTTGACAGCTTCGATAGCAGCTCCAAGATTTCCCCCAGGTGCACACTCGACCACAAATTCATACCCGTTAACTTTTCGTAAAGAGCTACGTGATTCAATATACAGCAGATTAACTTTATGTTCCTGTAAATATTTGCCATTAATCATTTAGCGGTACGTCTATCGGTAGATAGATAAAATTGCAAGTAGCGAGCGATGAAGCGTCAAAAACAAGTGATAATATTTCGAAGTTCGATACTGAGGTTTGTATGAAAAaggtttaattaattacagaaacattttaattagcgaaaaattcaattaaacgggaataaaataaaataaataaaatacatattgaAAAAGTAGAGTAAAAAATGCCGCGGGGCTTAAATCCGCAGAGATGATGGATAGAATGCatacaaataaaaagaatatatATATGCGTATGTATACAAATAAAGTCtgcattaaatatttatagagtGCAATACTTACACTGAATATCTGTAGATATTTCCCAAGAGCACCGACTTCGTCTTCTTCATTCggtgaaaatattaaacacGTACTACGAGCTGAATCTCGTCCTTCTTTTATATAATTGCCTCCTTCCATTAGCTTTggctataaattttattgttatttaataataataataacaataataacaatagtaataattaaattgaaaaattttctttacgttataaaataatataacttattaattaatataaaaacttataattttatttattttttaaatattttcctaaattttttaattttataaatttaattcaaagttCCGGTAGTGTCTCGCGCCAATTATacgttaaatttatcaattataatatttttaaaaatttttagctataaaaatagttgagtaattagaaaataatctATAAGTCACTTTAGACCTTGAAAGTAAcacttaaaatttctaaaatattccaaacattttcaaattttcaaactttcGAAATCccaatttcataaaaagtaaaactacTTATAATCATTATCTCTACAATTATTTAGttacagtaaaaatttcttacttCTACGGCCATCAGTTGCCAAAAGTAATCACACAAattcaattgataaaaaaactttagcaCTAAATTTCAATAACCACCTACTCAAGCACCAAAACTTGTCATTCTTATCGTTTATTTCCAAAGTAAAAAGTCAAATAAactctatttttattacaattgaaatctttataaagataaatattgaaactaATCTTACAATCACGGTTACCCGGCTAATTTATAGATCAATATCCCTACCAATATTATCGGTGCCCACTCTACAAACTCTTTTCCCACTTGTCACTCTATTTTCCACATACTTACACTTATATCCACACTATATATTGACTctgtataaataatatactgCGCTGACTTTCATCAGCTTATTTTCGACATCTGAGATTGATATGTATCATTAAAACATAACATCTCTGCATTTACAAACATATTATCCTTCTTAGTAAGGAAAATAATCAAGGTTATCTTGACTCGCTATTTTAAACCAACAGGAAAAACTtgctattatttattcatttattcggttaaaaaaataattcaatttaccGATACTAAATTCTGTCGTAATTTTACCTAAAGTAATTATATGACCTTcatatttatctttttatgttattttttaagagaaaTCTGCTgatgtaattttacaattttattgaatcagaaaaattgagtttgcttataaagaattttttttaatcacactggcagaaggatttatttatagttaaaaatatttgttaatattaatttaacaaatcaattattagaaaccactttttagtccttaacaaatatttcttagtatttaaaaagatttattaatatttaataaattaatatcagacttattaaatacaaaaaaatcattttaaatactaagaaatatttttttaatattaaaaaacgaataaatgatttgttaactattaagaaatatttttagatacaaataaatccttctataagtgcacttattttaaaacaaaaaatttatttttatttttataatgttttgattattaaaaaaaaaaaatattaaagtgattaaaattattctttgaATAAGGAAAATATAAAGTgggaatttattaaatttattgcgtCTAAACATCTATAatgttttctattttataataaaaatattcattgaatCGATAATAagtcataaataattacaataacaacaacaatacaAATATAAACTCACTTTATCAGGTGGTGAACTACTGAGTATTTCCTCATCATTTTCACGTTCCCTAGGTCGAATGTTAATCGGGTTATTCATT
Coding sequences within it:
- the LOC123259184 gene encoding protein henna isoform X2, coding for MAVEPKLMEGGNYIKEGRDSARSTCLIFSPNEEDEVGALGKYLQIFSEHKVNLLYIESRSSLRKVNGYEFVVECAPGGNLGAAIEAVKAQCSYFSIISRNHKNNMDSVPWFPRRIRDLDKFANQILTYGAELDADHPGFTDPVYRARRKYFADIAYNYKHGEPIPRVEYTEEEIATWGVVFNKLTELYPKYACREHNHVFPLLIENCAYRADNIPQLEDISRFLKDCTGFSLRPVAGLLSSRDFLAGLAFRVFHSTQYIRHSSKPLYTPEPDVCHEVLGHVPMLADPAFAQFSQVIGLASLGAPDEYIEKLATCFWFTVEFGLCRQHGELKAYGAGLLSSFGELEYALSGKPELRTFDPAKTGLQKYPITEYQPVYFVAEDFEDGKEKMLKFAQTIPKKFGVRYDPYTQSINIIDSKYQIEELIINVNQEMEILMDAFKKLKN
- the LOC123259184 gene encoding protein henna isoform X1 — encoded protein: MNNPINIRPRERENDEEILSSSPPDKPKLMEGGNYIKEGRDSARSTCLIFSPNEEDEVGALGKYLQIFSEHKVNLLYIESRSSLRKVNGYEFVVECAPGGNLGAAIEAVKAQCSYFSIISRNHKNNMDSVPWFPRRIRDLDKFANQILTYGAELDADHPGFTDPVYRARRKYFADIAYNYKHGEPIPRVEYTEEEIATWGVVFNKLTELYPKYACREHNHVFPLLIENCAYRADNIPQLEDISRFLKDCTGFSLRPVAGLLSSRDFLAGLAFRVFHSTQYIRHSSKPLYTPEPDVCHEVLGHVPMLADPAFAQFSQVIGLASLGAPDEYIEKLATCFWFTVEFGLCRQHGELKAYGAGLLSSFGELEYALSGKPELRTFDPAKTGLQKYPITEYQPVYFVAEDFEDGKEKMLKFAQTIPKKFGVRYDPYTQSINIIDSKYQIEELIINVNQEMEILMDAFKKLKN